The Polyangium mundeleinium genome contains the following window.
TTGCCAACGAAGTTCGGTTCCATGTCAAGCGCGTTGCGCTACCATGGCTCGCCTCGCTGCCAGATCCTACCGTTGCGGAGTGGCTAATTCTTCAGAAGATTGCACAATCCAGGCCAGAGCTTCGGCTCGATATTGTCTGGATGGGCGCTGGAAATGTGGCCTGGTTCGATTTGCGTAACGAACAGGGCTGGTTCTCGGCAGCCCTGAGCAGCGGGGATGAGGAACGGGAGTGCGAGGCTGTTCAGTTGCTGGGCATCGAGGCGATTTTGATCGCACGCTCGCCACGCGTTGCCCAAATTCTTCGGCATTGCAGGAAGCGGACTGACCGCTGGAACGACTACCTTCGCGAGGTGTGCAGGTTCGGACGTTTCTATCATGATCGTGCCTTGTTTGAACTGTTTCTGGACATGATCGACGAAGGGGTGCTGGATCCGTCGCCCACATCAAGTGTCAACTGGTCGAGCATGCTGCATGAACTCCCGAGGAAGAGGCCGGAGTACGCGTGCGAGGTAATTGCCCATTGGTTCGATCGATCCGTTGCACTATGGCGACACGTTGGTGGTAAGGGCGTCTCGTCTGATCGTCCGTTTGAGGAGAGAACCATTAGTGCAGCGGATATCCTGGAGATCGCAGGAAGCGCATGCGGACGCTTCGTCGAACTGATGCTGCCACGGGTTGCGGCGCTTGTTGAGGAGCTTGCCGAGCCACACGAAGAAATTCTAAACGTGGACTCTATCTGGTCCTTTCGGGCATACGGCGATGATCCACACGATGCTGCTGGCGCGGTTCTCGTTGGTCTCGCTCAAGCCATGGAGCACATGGCCAGAAATACTCCGGATATCTTGCGCCGGTATGTGGCGCCTTATCTCGGACAGCCGCACGATACAATCGCTTATCTGGTGCTCCGTGCGTGGACAGCGGCTCCCGATGTGTATGCAGACGATCTCGCGGATTATCTTGCGGCGGATCAACGACGGCTTCACGTGGGGTATTCGATTTGTGGATCATCTGGAGGATCCGGGCGCAATCACATTTCGTGCCGCGCAGTGGAGGCAGCGTCACCCCGTTGCTCTGTTGCACGCTTCGCTGCCTTGGAGAAGGCGATACTGGGCGTGAAAACAGTATGGGAATCGAAGCGGCCGCAAGCACGGGGCTGGACACAACTCGAGCTGCTTTTATGCATGGATCCGAAGCGGCTTACACCGGATGGGCAGGCGGCGCACGGCATGCTGTTGGCCAAATTTCCGGACTACCGACATGCGGAACCGCAGCCCATGCGTGTCGTGACGATAGGTTCGCCCTTGAAAGATGACGCCCGCGAAAAGATGACGGATGAGCATTGGCTCAAGGCCATGCGAAAATACAGTGGGATCGACTATCGAAATACTTCCGATCTTTCGGGGGGAGAACGAGAACTGGCGACCGCGATCGAACTGCAGGCGAAGCGGATGCCATTGCGGTTCATCATGCTGGCCGAGCAGATGCCGGATGATTTTCCAGCGAGCTATTTCGATGCCATTCTCAGAGGCGCAGCTGATTGCAGGACTGACTCAAAGGATGCTTCTGAACTGCTTCGCGAAGAGGATGCAGCACGCCTGATTTTCCGGGTGCACAGTCTGCCCGGACGGCGGTGCGGACGCTGGATCAGTTGGTTGATTAAAAAGGTGATCGCTGTCGATTGGCCGGATGGCGTACTTGAAGCCATGTCCTGGTACGCGATGCACGATCCGGATCCGGAACGGGAACTCTGGAAAGGTCCCGAGGGCTACTATCGCAGCGATCCATACACTGCTGGTATAAACTCGACGCGCGGAGCAGCTGCAGGAGCCATCGCGCATGTGCTCTTTCAGCAGCCTGAGCGCCTGGAGATGCTCCGTCCAGCAATCGAGAGTCTCGTCCATGATCGATCGGCAGCGGTCCGCACGTGCGCAGTTGATGTTCTGCTTGCGGTGCTTCGCGCGAGCGTCCCAGATGCTATCAAGTGGTTTGGACAGGTCATCGAGACCGATCCCGCTATTCTTGCCACCCCGCCCGTTCAGAAGTTTATTCACTATGGTGGTTACCACGACTATCCTGGGCTGCGGGACGTTATCCTTGGGATGCTAGATGCGACCGATCCTGAGGTCGTGGAGGTTGCAGCCACGCAAATTTGCGTTTTGGATCTGAGTCGTGGTCTCCCCGCAGAGGATGTCGAGCGCGTGCGCGGGGGGAACGAGACGATGCGCAAGGCGGCGGCCAACGTCTACGCGACGAACGTGGCTCACAGTGATGTGGGTCCTGTCTGTCGCGACCTCCTCGTGCCATTCTTCTCAGATCTATCCGCGCCTGTTAGGTCGGCGGCTGCCAAGGCGCTCAGCCAGCTGAGTTCGCTCGATACCGCCGATCAAGCCAAACTTCTTACTGAATTCGTGCATGCTAAGCCGGGTGTGGAAATGATGGAGGCGGTCATGTGGGCGCTTGAGGACTCGCCTGTGAAGCTTCCGGATCTCGTATGTCAGATTGCCGAAACGTGCCTAAGCCAATTGGATGCGATGGCAGAGGATGGTTCCAGGGTTGGCCGGCGCGTAGCGTCACATCTTCCGAAGATTGTTGTGCGTCTCTACGCGCAAGCCACGGATGCGGCGATCCAATCCCGCTGTCTAGATATGATTGATGCAATGGAAAAAGACAGGCTGATGGGGGTTGATGACGAGTTGCGTACCCATGATAGGTGATGCCGGGGACGGACCCGCAGGCATGTGGGGGGCGGGGGGAACGTCCTGGCCAACGCGAGCGCGGGGCCCTGGGGTGAGCGACGTTCGCTCCGATCAAGCGTCTTAGGTCACGCCACGGCGTACGCCGTTCGCTCTTGTTCCACTATCGCGATTGTCTTCCTGTACTCCTCCGCTTCCGCGGCGATGACGAGCTCGACGTCGACCCGATGGTGCTTCTTCACCACCTCGACGATTTCCTCGATTTTCACCTTAAAGAACTCCTTCTTCTCGTTCACGCGGTTCACGCGCCGGTGGTTGAACGCCCGGTGCAGGGTGTTCTCGAGCGCTGGCGCGTCCTCCGTGTAGATGATCGCGTGCACGTCGAACTCGAACGGCACCGATGCGTCGCCGAGCTCCTTCACCCGGTCAATGGGGTCGAGCCGGCGGGTCATGCCGATCTTGTACACCTGCTCGCCGAACGACCCGATGTTCGAGATGATGTACACGTGCCCCGAGCGCGTCTGCTGCGCCCTTGAGAGCGCACGCTCCTTGTTCGCGTGCGCCTCCGCGAGCTTCTTCTCGAGCTCCGCGATCTGGGTCAGCAGCTTCTGCTGCTTGCTGCCATCGGCTCGTTGCGCATCTTCCTGGGCCTTGCGAAGCGCATCCGCGTAGCGCTTCTCCTCCTTCTCGGCGTCCAGGCGGGCCTTCTCGATCTCCCGCAGCGCCTGCTCCTCCTCGCGCATCTGCTCGCGAATCCGGCGCTGCTCTTCCTTCTCCTCCTGCACCTTCTCCTCGTACTC
Protein-coding sequences here:
- a CDS encoding NACHT domain-containing protein produces the protein MATVGGGADKLGNEYENLWTIDQLLLLVTGEASALRVEPLDRWESQGIEFQVKRHDGTVEHWSSKRQRADAAGWTLDKLTKLETNGRSILGDLQQHIERAPENRGVFVSALAAPKLSELCSFSHDETVFKARLRQSAELDGDFRRYVLGTLCNGDEGRALQFLRSIRIRTIDESTLEDRVDFAVRTLFYHVGGQPTSPVAIRGHLGKFLRSRIHQWIEQPQLLSELEQHEIRRREWAVDNAVTGRIADSCDSYTGQVQAGFINGVFLDLQNDAILSDSSSALARKVLVVADAGGGKSCALAAAVQQLRRKNIPVLAVRFDQLPDGILSTTELGRRLGFPESPAVVLAGVAHGGSCWLVVDQLDAISMASGRRTELWSVFDALRREAERFPRMSILVACRAFDLEHDHRIRSLLSERGGFKKVSLKLLTSTQIDDALHAAGMETARLATKMKELLALPLHLWMYLTLSPESRTLISGKDELFDRFWKEKERRVTQRVGRKVEWTAVIDTLSEWLSNNQQLSAPPEVLDDHATDAEVMISEHVLTQSGGRYRFFHESFFDYAFARSFVRRGKSLFALLVRTEQHLFRRAQVRQILTYLRMKGNPRYLSELEALLLANEVRFHVKRVALPWLASLPDPTVAEWLILQKIAQSRPELRLDIVWMGAGNVAWFDLRNEQGWFSAALSSGDEERECEAVQLLGIEAILIARSPRVAQILRHCRKRTDRWNDYLREVCRFGRFYHDRALFELFLDMIDEGVLDPSPTSSVNWSSMLHELPRKRPEYACEVIAHWFDRSVALWRHVGGKGVSSDRPFEERTISAADILEIAGSACGRFVELMLPRVAALVEELAEPHEEILNVDSIWSFRAYGDDPHDAAGAVLVGLAQAMEHMARNTPDILRRYVAPYLGQPHDTIAYLVLRAWTAAPDVYADDLADYLAADQRRLHVGYSICGSSGGSGRNHISCRAVEAASPRCSVARFAALEKAILGVKTVWESKRPQARGWTQLELLLCMDPKRLTPDGQAAHGMLLAKFPDYRHAEPQPMRVVTIGSPLKDDAREKMTDEHWLKAMRKYSGIDYRNTSDLSGGERELATAIELQAKRMPLRFIMLAEQMPDDFPASYFDAILRGAADCRTDSKDASELLREEDAARLIFRVHSLPGRRCGRWISWLIKKVIAVDWPDGVLEAMSWYAMHDPDPERELWKGPEGYYRSDPYTAGINSTRGAAAGAIAHVLFQQPERLEMLRPAIESLVHDRSAAVRTCAVDVLLAVLRASVPDAIKWFGQVIETDPAILATPPVQKFIHYGGYHDYPGLRDVILGMLDATDPEVVEVAATQICVLDLSRGLPAEDVERVRGGNETMRKAAANVYATNVAHSDVGPVCRDLLVPFFSDLSAPVRSAAAKALSQLSSLDTADQAKLLTEFVHAKPGVEMMEAVMWALEDSPVKLPDLVCQIAETCLSQLDAMAEDGSRVGRRVASHLPKIVVRLYAQATDAAIQSRCLDMIDAMEKDRLMGVDDELRTHDR